From Nitrospira sp.:
TGATCAAAGCGGGTCTTACTGCTGCCCATGTAAAGTCGGCGGCCATGCCTCACCTTCGCCAGTCGCATATCATGGCCGATCGGCTGATCCATCACCTTCTGAGACCTGCAGATTGATTCCCTAGCTAGTCATGAAGTAGTCTTGTTTCCCTCTTTACACGTTCGAGCGTCCTCATGCCTATCATCCACGGTCGATTCCCTGACTTGTGGATGCAATGACTTTGTCACGACGAGATGAGGACATTATATGAAAGGAGTTTGATCCACCATGGCCGGTTTTCCGATTGAAGTCGCGACCCGTATCAAGACCTTACCCCCCTACCTCTTTGCAGCGATCGACAAGATGAAGCAGGAGGCCATTGCCCGAGGGGTTGATATCATCAATCTTGGGATTGGCGATCCCGATTTGCCGACGCCGAAGCCCATCATCGACAGCTTGGCAAAGGCGGCTCAAGACCCCACGCATCATCAATATCCCTCGTATGAAGGCATGTTGTCGTTTAGGAAAGCCGTGGCAGGATGGTACAAGCGACGGTTCAATGTGACGCTCGATCCAGCCGATGAGGTCCTGACGCTGATCGGCTCCAAGGAAGGGATCGGGCATGTCCATCTGGCGTTTGTCGATCCAGGAGATCTGGTGCTGGTGCCCAGCCCAGGCTATCCCGTCTATCCCGTCGGAACCAGTTTTTCAGGTGGTGCCGCCCATCTCATGCCGTTAACCAAAGCCAATGGTTTTCTCCCGGATTTGAGTGCGATTCCGAAGGAGGTGGCCCAAAAGGCCAAGCTGATGTGGCTCAATTCGCCGAACAATCCCACGTCGGTGATCATGACGAAAGATTACTTCAGGCGCGCCATCGAGTTTGCGCAGGAAAATCACATTATCATTTGTCACGACGCGGCGTACTCGGAGATCTATTACGACGGCAAA
This genomic window contains:
- a CDS encoding LL-diaminopimelate aminotransferase encodes the protein MEVATRIKTLPPYLFAAIDKMKQEAIARGVDIINLGIGDPDLPTPKPIIDSLAKAAQDPTHHQYPSYEGMLSFRKAVAGWYKRRFNVTLDPADEVLTLIGSKEGIGHVHLAFVDPGDLVLVPSPGYPVYPVGTSFSGGAAHLMPLTKANGFLPDLSAIPKEVAQKAKLMWLNSPNNPTSVIMTKDYFRRAIEFAQENHIIICHDAAYSEIYYDGKRPVSFMEVEGAKDVGVEFHSLSKTYNMTGWRIGFVVGNKAVLAALGKVKSQLDSGVFEAIQEAGITALELDDSVTDGIRKIYQERRDTIVPGLKKLGLEVDAPPAAFYIWVAVPKGYTSTSFTAHLLEKSGIVTTPGNGFGAPGEGYVRMTVCTTKERLAEAVERIKRVGF